In Ictalurus punctatus breed USDA103 chromosome 3, Coco_2.0, whole genome shotgun sequence, the following are encoded in one genomic region:
- the LOC108262792 gene encoding uncharacterized protein LOC108262792, translating into MQGFWILLLAVYATFCSAANTNLPKTHHEKLMFGDQLSIWLPVEAQTLEFISATTSQKNVLWSRSSITKRGIITGRDSTRKFVILSVTFDDQGTYTLFNFWNTKISIHLLKVSAKRESQYRVPGETLRISLGNLSKNDATLHFLNEDFNLTLVDHGLPVANLNPEYMGRIRVTSNSIEVLNVNVSDVGNYTLSDRLNHKVKIISMHLVDHHVGVNVGPFMGLLMLLGIPPCIFCCCRKKVCRKSSQPTTTAVNTTTVTYDNQIHPPGPPPTYTNPAAPAGPTPGYTPGYPVGTFPPPNPTFPPQPPYGGYPATSPAMPPDPAFNPGYPPASSLPAAQPPQWGGAPYNQPTPAGFAPVMYNAPAGPDPVKGEITATTPLLAPPQPEVVQPSAPYTGPNDSAVQFNINMGKDSSSNFL; encoded by the exons ATGCAAGGCTTTTGGATCCTGCTGTTAGCTGTTTATGCTACGT TCTGCAGTGCTGCTAACACTAACCTACCTAAGACCCATCATGAGAAGCTGATGTTCGGAGATCAGCTTAGTATCTGGCTGCCGGTTGAGGCTCAGACTTTGGAGTTTATCTCTGCGACTACATCACAGAAGAATGTTCTTTGGTCCAGATCTTCCATAACTAAAAGGGGAATAATAACGGGAAGAGATTCTACCAGAAAATTTGTAATTCTTTCTGTCACATTTGATGATCAGGGAACCTACACTTTGTTTAACTTCTGGAACACAAAGATTTCCATCCATTTATTGAAGGTTTCAG CTAAAAGAGAGAGCCAGTATCGTGTTCCTGGTGAAACCTTAAGGATTTCCCTGGGTAATCTTTCGAAGAATGATGCCacactacattttttaaatgaagatttTAATCTCACTCTGGTGGATCACGGTTTACCTGTGGCCAACTTAAATCCAGAGTACATGGGACGGATCCGGGTGACTAGCAACAGCATCGAGGTGCTCAATGTCAATGTGTCTGATGTGGGCAACTACACACTCAGCGATCGTCTAAATCACAAAGTCAAGATCATCTCTATGCACTTGGTTG atcaTCACGTGGGAGTGAATGTAGGTCCCTTCATGGGTCTGCTGATGTTGCTTGGTATTCCACCCTGTATTTTCTGTTGCTGCAGAAAGAAGGTCTGCAGAAAGAGCAGCCAACCCACTACCACTGCCGTAAACACCACCACCGTGACGTACGACAATCAAATTCATCCACCTGGACCTCCACCAACCTACACCAACCCCGCAGCTCCTGCAGGCCCTACACCG GGCTATACACCTGGTTACCCTGTGGGTACTTTTCCTCCTCCTAATCCCACATTTCCTCCTCAACCACCCTATGGTGGATATCCTGCTACATCGCCAGCTATGCCCCCTGACcct gcCTTTAACCCTGGATACCCTCCTGCATCTAGCTTACCTGCAGCTCAGCCTCCTCAGTGGGGTGGTGCTCCCTACAACCAACCTACTCCGGCT GGTTTTGCTCCAGTGATGTATAATGCTCCTGCTGGCCCTGATCCAGTCAAAGGGGAAATAACTGCAACGACTCCACTACTCGCACCTCCACAGCCTGAG GTGGTACAGCCTTCAGCCCCATATACTGGCCCTAATGACTCTGCTGTCCAATTCAACATAAACATGGGAAAGGACTCGAGCTCTAACTTCCTGTAG